The following proteins come from a genomic window of Parambassis ranga chromosome 4, fParRan2.1, whole genome shotgun sequence:
- the LOC114434822 gene encoding uncharacterized protein C2orf72 homolog encodes MEDSAPAVDTLPEEEREFQKIIAQIGGKERIYLVSEACESKEVDGDNAGIFQEFICDMFHSGSFAKSNGQPESPSSSCHGEPATESQDLCETEAAQSSDTPLTVRPKDLELREYSVGKDGEKEDRLTCNGDAQRTATRRANIYSIKRAIDSPVIVFLFRQTFINKSLNQLCLKEILKDIKARTKRARIARPALIGLIRTTHESAETRQCAQLLECLIRSVFHKHSPETIWVGCFIPKTEATVLSIKKNACKVIYSSQTADNTRDRGNPLLWPFQCWLGSPRREARRQTNSSSSSRQKGDTESAEEGIPLKTRALSAGHDKNGEAAERDSSCQDT; translated from the exons ATGGAGGATTCAGCCCCCGCAGTGGACACGTTGCCCGAGGAGGAGAGGGAGTTCCAGAAGATTATAGCGCAGAttggagggaaagagaggatTTATTTGGTCAGTGAAGCCTGCGAAAGTAAAGAGGTGGATGGAGATAACGCTGGGATATTCCAAGAATTCATATGTGACATGTTTCACAGCGGCAGCTTTGCAAAGAGTAACGGACAGCCCGAATCCCCTTCGTCAAGCTGTCATGGCGAACCGGCGACAGAAAGCCAGGATTTATGTGAAACGGAGGCTGCTCAAAGCAGCGACACACCTCTGACAGTGAGGCCCAAGGATTTGGAACTGAGAGAGTATTCTGTGGGAAAGGACGGAGAGAAGGAGGACCGTCTAACGTGCAACGGCGACGCTCAGAGGACAGCGACAAGGAGGGCTAACATCTACAGCATAAAGAGGGCCATAGACTCTCCTGTCATCGTATTTCtcttcagacagacatttaTCAACAAAAGTCTCAACCAACTGTGCTTAAAAGAGATCTTGAAGGACATAAAGGCGCGGACGAAACGTGCCAGAATAGCTCGACCGGCTTTGATTGGATTAATACGCACCACGCATGAGAGCGCTGAGACGCGTCAGTGTGCGCAGCTCCTGGAGTGTCTGATCCGCTCAGTTTTCCATAAACATTCCCCAGAGACTATATGGGTCGGCTGCTTCATCCCGAAAACAGAGGCCACAGTGCTGAGCATCAAGAAAAACGCCTGCAAAGTTATTTACTCATCTCAAACTGCAG ATAATACCAGGGATAGAGGGAACCCGCTTCTCTGGCCATTTCAATGTTGGCTCGGGTCTCCGAGAAGAGAAGCCAGAAGACAGACCAACAGCTCTTCAAGCAGCAGGCAAAAAG GTGACACTGAAAGTGCGGAGGAAGGCATCCCTCTAAAAACCAGGGCTTTGTCTGCTGGACATGACAAGAATGGAGAAGCAGCTGAAAGAGACAGCTCATGTCAGGATACATGA